CAATGATGCTTTGGCGGGCAACCAAGGGTCTGACTTGCTGCTGAGTGGGATTGGCGATGATACGCTGTTTGGCGGTCAGGGCAACGATACTCTAGATGGTAACGGTGGTAACGATATCATGGGAGGCGATCGCGGTAACGATGCGCTCATCGGTCAGAGTGGATTTGACATTATGGCTGGCGGCGATGGTGACGATACTCTCTCCGGCGGTATGAGTGAAGATACTTTGTTTGGCAATGGCGGCAATGACCAGTTGTTTGGTGATGAAAATGGCGATCGCTTGTTTGGCGGTCAAGGGAACGATACCCTTAACGGCGGCGATGGTGATGATATCCTCTCCGGCGATTTGGGGAACGATACCTTGGTTGGTGGCGATCGCAGCGATGTGTTTGTTTTGTCGTCTGGATTTGGCACGGATTTGATTGCCGATTTCAACAATAATGAGGACAAACTTTCCCTGGCAGAAGGGTTGAGTTTTAACCAACTGCAAGTTCTGCAAGCTCCCAACGACCCCAATTCCACGTTCTTGCAAGTGGCAAGTACTGGGGAAGTGGTAGCGGTCATTGCTGGTGTTCCCTTCACCGAAATCAACTCTGCCGATATCACCTTTGGCTAACAAGTAGGGTGGGCAATGCCCACCCCATCATTGTTGTTTAAATACATAGAAGTAAAATCAATCGCAAGCTAGTGGAAACCATTCGCTAACTTTCCAGCAGTTTTCTTTATAGATAAATAATGTAATATGCGTGGCTGTAAATTCAAATTGAAAGCTTTGTTCTTTGAGGGTATCCATTAACTTTCGGTAGCGGGGTTGGTTGAGGCGTTTGGCAAGGGTGATGTGGGGAAGGATCGGACGAGGTTGGTTTTTTTTGGTTGCGGCTACGTTTGGTACTTCGGATGGTGATGGGTGGGGTGGTGCTGTTGCTTTTTTCGAGAGGGATTTGGGAGCCAAATCGAGGTCGGCTTCTAGGTGAGCGAGCAAGTCCCGGTACAATTGCTCTAAATAGGGGTTCTCTACCACTTTGATATAAACTACTTTTGGTTTGAAACCGCTAAACCCATCTAGGGCAATTGCCAAGGGTGGTTGGGAAGCTGCAAAAGCGCGCAAACTCGCTTGCAATTTGGGTAGGTCTTCAGTTTCCCAGGGAAAAGGGGGAAGTAGCGTAATGTGAGGGGGAGATTTTAAGGTTTTGATTTGCGAATCTATATTGGCAAGCTGGCGGTGTACTTCCCAAGCGCGATCGCTGATGGGTTGGGGCAATTCTATCGCTACAAAAAAGTTTTTTCTAGTCAAAAGAAAACCTCTTGGTAAATTTTT
The Geitlerinema sp. PCC 9228 genome window above contains:
- a CDS encoding 2'-5' RNA ligase family protein, which produces MTRKNFFVAIELPQPISDRAWEVHRQLANIDSQIKTLKSPPHITLLPPFPWETEDLPKLQASLRAFAASQPPLAIALDGFSGFKPKVVYIKVVENPYLEQLYRDLLAHLEADLDLAPKSLSKKATAPPHPSPSEVPNVAATKKNQPRPILPHITLAKRLNQPRYRKLMDTLKEQSFQFEFTATHITLFIYKENCWKVSEWFPLACD